One part of the Papilio machaon chromosome 5, ilPapMach1.1, whole genome shotgun sequence genome encodes these proteins:
- the LOC106708599 gene encoding chondroadherin, whose protein sequence is MATLSITRLLVRSLVVFAAWSTLAAAVARAQLLTSALVPACPAQCICLSQSQVVCNSATLRGVPAALSSSVMQLSLSRADLRVLRSDAFAHLRQLRRLSLDACNLTRIKPFAFRGLPRLNELFIQHTPLTTVDAFAFAALQNITSIVLSHNKIAQIEGYAFAGTNFIKLISLRNNPIKRILAHAFSGLNDVNQIELPSGIRSIEPQAFAGLEGVGVLELAYMDLPALVQDTFFGMTRIGRLALRESDLGVIRAGAFDGLRIVDTLEMCNNKIDGIEELSLIQNNSVHTFKLTGNHMLESPEAVVLEVDIVVIRGNHLPCECGRDPMANPLALSQEFADENFCISPLKVRGRSLSSAAGAACRGEGGGSARARAAAGAGHAPRSLHPLLPRLALTVAAIAFLSNS, encoded by the exons ATGGCCACCCTCTCAATAACAAG GTTGTTGGTGCGGTCGTTGGTGGTGTTTGCGGCATGGAGCACGCTCGCAGCCGCAGTGGCCCGCGCCCAGCTGCTGACGTCAGCGCTGGTGCCCGCTTGCCCCGCGCAGTGCATCTGTCTCTCACAGTCTCAG GTAGTATGTAACAGTGCGACGCTGCGCGGAGTGCCCGCCGCACTGAGTTCGAGCGTGATGCAGCTGTCTCTGTCGCGCGCCGACCTGCGCGTGCTGCGCTCGGACGCATTCGCGCACTTGCGCCAACTGCGCCGCCTGTCGCTCGACGCTTGTAACCTTACCAGGATCAAGCCCTTCGCCTTCCGCGGCCTGCCGCGACTCAACGAGCTCTTTATACAGCACACTCCACTTACAACTGTCGACGCGTTCGCCTTCGCTGCGCTGCAGAACATCACCTCGATAGTACTAAGTCACAACAAAATCGCACAAATCGAGGGCTACGCTTTCGCCGGaaccaattttataaaactaatatctCTTCGAAATAACCCTATCAAACGAATCCTCGCACATGCTTTCTCGGGATTGAACGATGTTAATCAAATAGAATTACCCTCCGGCATAAGATCTATCGAGCCTCAAGCTTTCGCTGGTCTCGAGGGTGTTGGTGTGCTGGAGCTGGCGTACATGGATCTACCGGCACTCGTTCAAGATACTTTCTTCGGAATGACGCGCATAGGGCGCCTCGCTTTGAGGGAGTCCGATCTGGGAGTTATACGCGCCGGTGCTTTTGACGGTCTCCGCATCGTAGATACTCTCGAGATGTGCAACAATAAAATCGACGGTATTGAGGAGCTATCCTTGATACAGAACAATAGTGTCCATACGTTTAAGCTGACCGGCAATCATATGCTAGAGTCGCCGGAAGCGGTCGTGTTGGAAGTAGATATTGTTGTAATACGCGGGAATCATTTGCCTTGTGAGTGCGGCCGGGATCCCATGGCCAATCCTTTGGCTCTATCGCAAGAATTTGCTGACGAGAATTTTTGTATATCGCCTTTAAAAGTCCGCGGGAGGAGCCTGTCGAGTGCGGCGGGAGCGGCGTGCCGGGGCGAGGGCGGCGGCAGCGCGCGCGCGCGTGCTGCCGCGGGCGCAGGCCACGCGCCGCGCTCTTTGCACCCGCTGCTGCCGCGGCTCGCCCTCACCGTCGCCGCCATCGCTTTCTTATCCAACAGCTAA